The genomic DNA CATTTTCTAGATTCTAGTCATATATTTTCATAAGAAACTATTTTCATTATtcctaattttttataaaatagtgTTGCTAGATTCTAAACTTAAAGTTGAATGATCCATGAGAAGAGCAAGGGGGGAAAAAGCAACACCTGTAGTATCCTTAGCTTTTAATTAATcctaaaaaaatacaaaattatttaatcaaaacATCAACTAAGTGGAAGCTCATTGAATCAAGAGTGAACTAAGTAAGAAAGtctaatatcatatttaataaGCACATCAATTAACTCCACACTTCAATTTATTCCTAAACTAAAGTCTGGTAACTTGAGGATCtattaatttcttctttctttttttttaataatagcaAGCACAACAGAATTTTGATGTCACACAAATCAATCAAAAACTTATcattgcccccccccccccccaaaaaaaaaaaaaaaaaaaaaaattatttagatccCAAGAACTTAACAACGGAATTATTCAAAAATCTATATATgtaaattcataaatatactcACAcataactaaatatatatacattaatagTCAATATTCTATAAGTATTATACACATTCAcgtaataaatattatatacataaCTACAAGTATTACGTACAATCATACTCAATACATTCACTAattcacataatatatatacatacataatacaTTCATATAACAGAAATCAATacatacaaataatatatatatacatatataatacaacacaaaattGAAGTAATTACAAAAAAGTCAAATGGTCACCGCGGGGTACTAATCAAAGATCCAACTCAGCCAAGAATTATAGTCGCCTTTCGTCTCTAAGTTGGTTTGCCTCTTCATGGATAGAAATGCATTTCTAATTCGGAAACGCATTTTTGATatctttttaatattacaaaatggtACCAAAACGTTTTTGAAATTATAGAAACgacctaaaaatatatatatatatatttttagtgtttCAGTACAAGAAACATTTTGGAAAAGCCAAAACAGTACCCCTTGAGATTTTTTCGTACATCATAGATATTATGTGATAATtaacttcaagaaaaatctatGCTATTTTAAAAACACAAGAATAATTAGTACCTTTTAGTTAACCACAAAggtgaaaaatatgaaaaacaaaataatactatataatttttatttttcataagaaaataaaaagggaaatCACAGTGGGCAATGAAAAGTTTTACGGCAAGGTTAAAGTCTATGTGAGCTTTAAGTGCTAGATTTAATTCATGTCATGtgtatgcttttttttttattattaaattttattcttaacTTATTGGattcatttattttgtattgattGCATTTCCATTAAGGATTTTAATACTTCAAttggttataattttaaaatgtattatgtgcagataaaaaaaaataatagtgataattatttaaaattataagaataaaCAAGAGATGTTTATTGagatagcgtttgttaaaataagtaagataaaattgtatcaaaataatttatctgtaaagtctaaaataacttatttaaaaggtagagataaatttatctgaaaagtttaagataagaagtcacatgacttctttttagatgaatttaacaaatataataaaaaatatttttgtttaaaatatttttcatatcttatttttttaatttatgtcctcgttaacaaacactatccgAAAGTATTTGACATCACTCACTCTCTCATTGTTTTCTTTTCGTAAATTTAGAACGACTTGTTTGGATGTAGAGAGTgtttgataatttttcaaatctaatttttttatagagaAGAGatgttcttaaaattttttaacaataaatactattggtttttgaaatataaaatatttttttagaaaactagAAATGTAAAACATTGGAACTTGCTTAATtgtaaattaagattaaaaaattacaaacaaataaatagacTCAAATATTCTTTATCATGTTACAACAAACACACCCTCatgttgatttttcatttttttcaaagtGAAAAACTGATAATTCCTACCAAAGCAGATGGACAAAGACACTGATCGAATGCCCTCTATGATGATATCTCTAGACAGAAAATTATTGTAGCAGTTATTATATAAActtcttaatttatataatgaatctaatgtAAAATCACAAGCATAAGAGTTTATTATATGACAATAAAACTAGTACAAGAGCAGCTCAAACTCGCAAAGGTTACTAGTAGTAATAATATGCTAATTTTGATTCTCGTTTCATGCAAAGGTCAAATACTCAACTTGTGATTTAATTCTCCGACGTAGTTGAGAGCACAAGCACCGAGAGCCATGCAAATGTGATCATCCCAATAATATGCtgattttgataaatatatgtgtgtgtgtaagagAACATCAAATTTCAAAACTATTGGTAATCCCATCAAAACTAAAATTCAGTAAAAATTGCCATTTTCATCGTAAATAGAACGACGGCTGCTGGTGAAACAACCAATCTAAGCATGAAAACAAATGAGAAAGCTCCCTGAATTTAAGCGCCAATGTAAGTTGTTATTTGAGTAATTGCAACCTAACAAACCTGAAAATGTCTATACTGATGATCTTCTGCATATAAAGATAGAGAGATTGCTTTATGCATGCATGCACACAAATTCAAactaaaaccaaaactaaatcgaactgaaccaaatcaaatcaaaccaaaccaaacggGTCCGACAAAGGCAAATTAAAAAAGCATATATGTAGCCAATTATCTTTCCCTGATTCAGATAAAACCTCCCAATGACCGGCTTAAACATCTTCACCAGATGGATTTTCAACATCGGAAATTCCCAACTCGCCATCATGGAAGTCCATAGGCACTGTTAATTCTCCGTCTTCAGCATCGCCGTCATCATAGACAACAGAAGCAGCATCGCTAGTATGCTTGCTATCCTCGTTCTCATTAAAACTCGGTGTGTGAGCCTGGACTTCCTGTATTGCCTCCGTACTCAGATTCCCAGAATCTGCTACTTGGATCCCAGCAGCACCAGTTTGATTCAATTGCTTCTTGTCATTATGATCAATATTAGCCTCAAAATTACCCTCCCCCCCAACTTTGATGTCGGTGCCTCGGTCTCCCAGTCGTCTCTTTTTCTTCTGTTTCTTGGGTTTGATAATCGTTTCCTGGGTACTAATCCCTGAATCGGTTGCCTTCTTTTTACAGGGAACAACTGTGGGCACCTCGAAAGGTCCACATTCATTTGATTGGAAGGCCAATATAGCAGTTCTAGCTGCACTAATCTCTGCTTCCTTTTTTGTTCTTGCTGCAGATCCAATGTACTTTATCCCTCCAATCTCAATtgagcaagaaaaaaaatgcaCATTGCctggtttcttttctttctgGCACTTATATGATGGAATTCCATAATTCATCTTCTGCGCATATTCTTGCAGCAAATTTTTGCACAAGCCTGTTTCATGCTGGAACACATGAACAGAAAACATAAAACTCCCAGCTACCACATGCGCGACAccataaagagaagaagaaataagaggaagaaaattGTGAACAGAAGTTTCAGTACAAATAAATGCTATAACAGTAAGTCAGAACATCCTGATGATTTTGGACACTAGTAGTACAAGTAGGGAGGAGGAGTTTGGACAGCCGTAGCAACAAAAGGGAGACAAAGAACTAATGCCAGTTTAAGACAAAATTCTGAGACAACAATTGTTGAATCAAAGAGTGAAAGGTGCAACCTAGAGTACACGTTAGACAAGAAATAATCTGAGATAAAGGGAAGGGAAAGATGAAAGAGGCTAGAAAAATTAATCGAGAGGAAACACACAATAATGTAGTCAAAATATTTACAATGTAAACTGAATCCTATTGAAATTTGTAATTACCCAGTGCCATTGTCAGAATAAAATTACTTATAAATATAACTCGCTCCATCTAAATAGAAACAAAATCATGAAGAATTGCAAATCAACCGGATCAGAAGGCACAAGCATGATATTAGGATTTTGCTTCCATTTGCACCTGCCTGCGTAGGGGTGGGTGGGGCACAACTAGATATGTGTGCTTGGGATACTTTTGAAGAATCAACTTTCAAGAAAGGGTTCGAGAGAAGGAAAAAGTGAAGCATTTTCCCTTTATCAAAAAGGTAAGGGGAAAGCTGCATACAAATATGACCCTTCCCAACCCACGCAAAGCAGGGAAGCTATTGCATTGAGGAAACCCTTTTTATATTGATGGAATTATGTCTCTACAATTTCATATGCAGCATTCTGAGTGTCAGAAGCAAGCTCCGAGATTATGGATGAATCTCCTGAACTGCCTGATTGGCACAACTAATCAAAATACAGGGGAGaaaaaataatgacaaaaagGGAATCTATGCATTTATAAGCTGCTAAAACCGGCTGTAAAAATTAATCCACTGGTGGGATCCAAAAGTGCAAAATCtagcaaaaagaaaagcatGGAAGTATTGGATATTGTGATCTAGACAACAACATTTGGGTTCTTAGGGCATGCACAGGCTAATCCTAGGAGAGAAAACCTGCAGAATGCAACAGATGCAACTATCAAGACTATATGAAGCGCATTAGAGGCTGCATGCATCATGGATATACCATAGTAACGTATGCTAAGGTGCTGAAACAACAATGCAAGACAGCATCTTATTCCACAACTATCAACAAAAAATTTGCTATAGAAAGACTTATTTGGAAATTATTAAGCACAATATATGTCTTCTTCATTATCCATCCATCAAGCAAAAGATACAGGTCTTTGAAAGGAATGAGCATAAGGAGATCTAATGGCCAACAAAAGAATGTTGTACAGAAATGATTATCCCACAtgtaaataaagaattaaagatTGTCAACATTACCAGTGGGGCAAAGACAATTTCAGGAAATGGCATGAACTTGTCATTTTATGTTTGCTTGGAGGTAAAGAAAAGGAGGCAAAAAGTTCCTAGAGCTAGGAGGTGTATATAAGGAGCCCAAGGGCAAGGCATGGAATACATATTTTACACCAATGATGGTTTGAGTATCTAAAAGAATGATTTATGGCAAAATATTTGTACTCATTACAGAGAGTGGAGGTGCTGTTTCTAATAGtctttttgatgattttatGATTTCTATCATACCACCCTCTATTCTGCATAATATCTGATTATATCTTGTATTTATGATTCCCTATGCTTGTGGAGATGGTATTCTTTTaccattaaaataaaaattctataaCTTTAAGCCTAAAAGAAAGATTACACATAGACTAATTTTAagtaaactaattaataaaGTGAATCAAGAGATCAAATTATTCACCAATAGCATatataaagtaattaaaaattgtgaACCACAGAGAGaacaacaataaaaagttatatgcttcaacaattataaataaccacaactcgatatatatatatatatatatatatggatggcctagaaacagaaaacagaaaatacaaaGAGCTGGGCTGTGcaaattaagagaaataaaatacattataaTAAGAGTCAAAAGTATTTCTTAAGCCATGTGTTCCAACTACAAAATTGGTAGCcagttacatatatatatatatatatataggtaagGTTTCCATGCTTTTTCATATAATATCATGTATATTCCATATCTTGTGTTAAATTCAAATTAGATGTGAGTATGATCATTTTTTAACCAACCCCaactagtgggattaaggtttgtaATTGCTGTGATATTGTTGTTAGTATGCTCATTTGTATTCCACATATTCAAATCAATTCATATAAAGAAGCAACAACAGGCTAGCACCATTAATAAAGATATCTAAGAAATAAAAGGTTCATCATTGGCACAACAATGATAATCGATAGCAAAGAAAGAGGCAGGTGTCAAAACTACGATAGTGATGGGCTATTAATAAAGAGATTGGACAacaaaagctaaaaaaaattagaagaaaaggAAGCAGTAGGCCAGGTGTCATAACTACAACAGTAATGAGCTATTTCATATAtcaatagattttttttataatctagATGTTATATATTGaagtttaacaaaaaaaaaaaaaagaaaagaaaataataacaacaacatcACAAGCCTTATTCCCGTTAAGTGGCGCtggttacatgaattttagacctcTATGCATCTTTATCCGTGGTCATATCCTCTATAAGACTATTATATTGTATGTTGTATCTAAGGGTTTCCCGCTAAGTTTGCTTTCGTCTTCCCCTCCCTCTTTTGTTacaaattttctccatttcatccactcgcTTTACAATTGCTTCTATCAATCTTCTTATCACATGTCCAAAGCCCCTTAATCATGACAACCGCATCTTACCTTTAATAGGCACCATTCTAACTTTATTTTGCATGATacaatttcttattttgtcatttctttattgatgcacatccatcttaatatTCTCATCTTAGctactttcatattttgaacatGTTGATGCTTATTGCTTATCTACACAACATcttgagccatacaacaaagatGAACTTATAATTGTTTGATAAACACCCCTTTTAGctttaaaagaaattttacaATCACACAAAATGTTGGACACACTTCTCCACTTTAACCATCCTACCTTGATCCTACAAGTAACATTATCCATAATTCCCTTTCTTTCTGAACAAATAATCCAAGATATCAAAATTGACCTGTTCTTGGGATAACTTAATCTCCAAGTTTCGTAATCATTATCTAGACTTCTATTGTTACTAGACTTGCATTCCACATGCTCAGATTTTGACATAATTTAACACGTTAGGCTTCTAAGGTGTTTCTCCATAGTTCAAGTTTATTATTCATGTAATTCTTTAGCCTCATCCATGAATGCAAATAACATGCACCAAGGCACATAATACATATAGAGTAGTTCAAGTTGGTGGCTATTAACAAATGATTAATgcaattattgttattattaagcCCTTTGTGGTGTCCTAAAGAAATAACAAAGGAAGTAATTAGCAAATAATACATGA from Diospyros lotus cultivar Yz01 chromosome 4, ASM1463336v1, whole genome shotgun sequence includes the following:
- the LOC127798677 gene encoding double-stranded RNA-binding protein 1-like translates to MSTDDSIQGVQNCYLFKSRLQEYVQKVGLPSPVYETIKEGPSHVPSFRSTVIVNDVRYDSLPGFFHRKAAEQSAAEVALRELGNNGKLKECISQPAHETGLCKNLLQEYAQKMNYGIPSYKCQKEKKPGNVHFFSCSIEIGGIKYIGSAARTKKEAEISAARTAILAFQSNECGPFEVPTVVPCKKKATDSGISTQETIIKPKKQKKKRRLGDRGTDIKVGGEGNFEANIDHNDKKQLNQTGAAGIQVADSGNLSTEAIQEVQAHTPSFNENEDSKHTSDAASVVYDDGDAEDGELTVPMDFHDGELGISDVENPSGEDV